CATCCATTAGTTTTCACAAGTTGAAAAGCAAAACATGATCTTATTATTATATTTTCACCTTTAGATATTGGTTCCGGCCGCACTTTATCCATTTGCTATTCATGCTGGAGCAAACAGCGCGGGAAGCTCAATCTACAGTGCATTTACCAGCAAAGGCTGGACAGTACTTGcaatgccgtgtgtgtgtgtgtgtgtgtgtgtattcattcCTCTATTAACTTCAGTGCTGTTTTATGTTGTCGATTGTGTTAGGCACCCAGCTTTTAGGAACGTAGATAGCAGGGTATATTTCGACCCTGGAAAAATGGCACAAATTCCCTTCTACGGGCAGGATGGGGTGGAGAAAGGCGAGAATCTTGCCTGTTTCTCAGAGACCTTGAGGTATAGCTCTGACCAAATGAAGTCTGCAATTCCAGACTCCATTAGCATTAAGAACCACTTATCAGATCCTACAAAGCTTTATTGCTTTCCACCTGGCCTAGATTACTTAGATTCCCGAGCATGTGATGCTAGCTAGCGAGGACAGGCCAGTAACCTCTCTTTGTTCTGTAAATCGGCTCTATGGACTCCATGAAGCGAGAAGTGCCACACTGCCACCTGCAGACAGGAATTACCCCATAATACACTCGTTCAGCAATCAACATTTCCTCGCAGCCCAGAGTCACTTCATTCTCATTCTCGTCCTTTTAGTATTGATGAATCACAAACTGTTTACTTCTCAGTGCTCCAGCCAAGCATGAACATTTCaggattttgtttttaatctagAGGCACAGCGAAATGAAAGGACGAGGATAAAGTAaaagggttgggggtgggggtgggtgggaggagagtTAAGGAAGAagtgcaaggaggaaaaaaaaacccttgttaTTACCTGTCTGGTGTGGATAGAGCCTGGAGTCTTGAATCCTCCCTGACAGCTGCATTCGGAGACACTGTAAGGGTCCGAGCTACTGGAGGAGCACTTAGAGAGTGAATCACAGCCCACCACAAAGGTGTTATCCAGAGGCAGTTCCTGAATGACATGGTGCTTCTTCGGGGGCACTGGAGTCTCAGGTTtaatttggaaggtgggctgcggCGAGGCAGACTTGTAGTGCTTTGCTAAATCTGGGCTGTCAGGCTTAAAGGTTGTTGGTGTGGTGGCCCAGTTGTATTTTCCCATAGTCTGTTCTTCTAACTCGACCGGAATGTCCAAAGTGCCATTGATGTGTTCATGGCCAGGATCATCGGGCTTAGATTCTTCAATTGTGACAAAGTTGAGAAGAAGACTTTTGGGGGAgcgtttcttcttcttcttctttttcttgatctGACGGTTTTCCTGGTTTGGAGAGACCCACTCGCCGCTCTGCTTGCTTTTCTGGACGACCTTGTGCCTGGGTGTTTGACGGCACCGTACCAGAGCAGTCACAAAAATGACCAGGATTACCGTCATGGTGCCTGCAATGATAGCAATGATGATCTTGACGTAATCGTTGGTCTGGGGGGTTATCTCGCCATCCCCAACGTTCTGGCCCACTGGCGTTTCCATATTTCTGCGTACTAATTCTTGGATGTAGGATCCATTGGTGACAGTTTCATTCACAAATAAATGCACCAAGGCGATAGTGTACAGAGATTCAGGCTGCCCCAAATCATTGACTTTGATAACCAGCCTGTGTAATCCATGATCTGATGAAATGACTTTCTCTTTCAAAGTAACATTGCCTGTTAACTGGTCAATCATAAACAAGCCCCTTGAGTTCCCACCGATAATGCTGTAGCGAAGTTCTGCATTCATCCCTGTATCATTGTCAATGGCAAAAACTTTAGTCACTACAGAGCCTGGGCTGGTGGACGTGGGAACTAAATCGTAAGAGTAGTTAGTTGAAGGGATGACAAACACAGGCCTGTTGTCATTAACGTCAACGACATTGATGGTCACTTTGGCAGTTGATGAACGCTGTAACCTTCCTCCATCCACCGCCTTCACCTGAAAAGTGTAAGACCCTTGCTGCTCTCTGTCAAAGGTAATATTGGGTCTTATGACTCCAGTGAGGGGATCGATAATGAAATTATCTTTGCCATTTAATATAGACAAGGTCACTGCCGCATTCTCCCCTGAGTCTGCATCTGTCACAGTGATGAGTCCAACCGTACCATACATGGGCAGGTTTTCTGGTACGTAGAAATTATACTCGTTGTGTGTGAAAGCAGGGCTGTTGTCGTTTTGGTCCAAGACAGAAACTGTCACAGTGGCATTGGTCTGCAAGGATGGCATGCCGTTATCTTTCGCCAGCACAGTGAACGAATACCTGTCCTGTTTTTCCCTATCCAGCTTTCTCACCGCAGTCAGAATGCCTGTACGGCGGTCCAGGTTGAAAATGGGGGGCGCATCCAAGCCCAGCATGTAACTGATCTCAGCATTGCGTCCACCGTCTGCATCGGTAGCACTTATCTTGGTCAGCTGGGTGCCAGGAGCATTGTTCTCGGGGATAGAGAGTCCAATAATGGGCTGCGTGAACACCGGGGCGTTATCATTCTCATCCTTGATTTTGATCAGGAGCATTGCAGACTGGTTCAAGGGTGGTTTCCCTGAATCAGAAGCCACTATTTTAATAGCATATTCCCGCGTGGCCTCGTAGTCTAGGAATGTGGCAGTCTCCAACAGAAACTGATTATCGAACACAGGCTTTAACCTGAATGGCACATCATGGTCTGTGAAACAGGTAACTTTACCATTGAGGTCAGCATCCTTATCCATTACCGTAATCAGGGCAATTTTAGTATTGAGTGGAGCTTTCTCTGACAAAAGCACAGTCCCGTTCACAGGATTGATAATGTACCTGGTATCGATTGATGGGATGTTGTCATTAATGTCAGTGACATTCACCGTCACCGTTGCTCTCGAGGGTGTCGAACTGCCATCGCTTGCCAGGACTGTTAACTTGTGTACTGGAGATTCCTCCCGGTCCAGTGGCTCCTTGATGGTGATAAGGCCAGTGGTGTTATCAATGGCAAAAAGTCTTTTGGCCAAATTGGAGATCTGACTGCCAAAATAGAAGTGGATCTGGGCGTTGGACCCCAGGTCAGCATCAGTGGCATGGAGCTGAGAAACAGACGTACCAATGGGGGCGTTCTCTGGAACGCTGACTTCAATATCATTCTCCTTGAACACCGGGCGGTTGTCATTTACATCAGTGACTGTAACTTGGAGGATGGCAGTGCTGGATCTCGCCGGGTTTCCACCATCTTCCACTTTAATCTTCATCACATAGGTGTCCTTTTGTTCCCTGTCGAGGATTTGCTGGACTATCAGCTGGGGCCACTTGTCTCCCTCGGGTGTCTCAATAATGTCGAGTCCAAAAACATTTTGACCCTGGAAGCCAGAATAAAAGAGGGAGAGCAGATTATTAAAGAGATCTTGTATACAATGGACACACTCACATTtcctatgcacacacacacacacacacgcactcactgACTTGAAAGTAaatcctactgaaatcaatgagaatAAGTTTAAGTTTAGGCAgctgtctcaaggttgactcagccttccatccttctgaggtcggtaaagtgagtacccagtttgcttgggggcaaagtgtagacaactggggaaggcaatggcaaaccacctcataaacatagtctgccaagaaaacgggatgtgacgtcactccatgggtcaggaatgacccggtgcttgcacaggggactacctttacctttaagtttaAGTTCTGCTGTAAAACAGGATGATAGTTTTAGACTTTATTGAACTAAAACAAATTACTTTTGGGTTTCAATTACCATTCAGATGCTACCAGCTGTTTACATAGTGAATCTGTATTCAAAGAGGGGCCCGGTGTTGCGTGGTCCCTCCTCCTTTGGTCATGGTGTTTCAACTGAGAAGGGAGTTCAGAAGAATCTCTCTCTCAAAATCCCCAATGGCTTGACATTTGTGGTGGTGAAAGGTGGCAGAGACCAGTGCTGCTGGGTGGTGGAAATTACTAGGAAGTCTGTTAAAAAAATGCTAATGCACAGCATCCTTCAAATAAATGCTTTGAGATAACGAGATTTTTTACAGAAACTCAACTATCTTGAACAGTGTTAAATGTAACCATTTCAGCTGTTGTCTATCAACAAAACTGCTCCAATCTTGAGGGAGACTTATAAGAATCAATCTTCCCCCCACTGTGTACTGCAGATGGGACTATATGTTCCGGGTAGCTCTGTGATTCTTCTGACAATGCAGCTGCTGGAACTATTTACCCACTGACAATTGACACGTTAGGCCGACAGGGAAAGAAATGAGGGGCGTCAGAGTCAACTTTTGATTGAAAGTCAGTCCAGTGGGAAAGAGTGGAAGGCCTCTCCCCATGGGCTGATCTCCCCCTTTAAATCAAAGCCCCAGTGGTTACCACAGACAAAATTAAAATCCATCTGTAAAAGGTTTCACGGGGCTACATGTTGTGTGTAGTTCCTTCCTAAGAGTGGTGGAGGTTTTTTAAGAGAGTTAAATGTCGCCAAATGCAGCTCCACTGAGCATTTCTACAGGGGGCTCCAGAGTGTTTGGAGACCAGCATCTCCCCCTTCACACTTTATATGTTTAGTGCAGCAAATGCTAGCTGGCCTGTGAAGCAATGTAAAGTGTGAAATAGCTTTAAGATTATTATCAGGGGGGATAGAAGAGGGGTTGttctctatcttttttttttctggaatccCCTTACAGGGAAGAAAAGCCGCATCATTTTTGGAAAACAGATTACTGTCTGAATGAAGACCTCTTTGTAAGACCAGTTAAGATGCTAGGGCAGAAAGGTATGATACTTCATCTAAAAGCTTTGCCTCTTTCCGTGGCAGGTGTGCGAGAGAAAGACCTCATAATGGGAGCCTCATACGTCCTCACTAGCATCtctagtgagagccagtgtggtacagtggttaagagcggtggtttggagcagcggactcagatctggagaaccaggtttgatttccaactcctccacatgagcggtagatgctaatctggtgaactggattggtttccccactcctccacatgaagccagctgggtgaccttgggctagtcacactctctcagccccacctacctcacagggtgtctgttgtggggaggggaagggaaggtgattgtaagccagtttgcttcttccttaagtggtagagaaagtcggcatataaaaaccaactcttcttcttcccttccctggcTTAAATGTAGCAGGGATAGAATTCTTTCCTGGCCTGAAAGCAGTGGTCACAGCACAACCTTCCTCCCCTTTAAATACTCTAaatcaggagtgtcaaacataaggcccgcgggccgtatcCAGCCCCATGAGAgccttatccagcccacgagccagccaaggcagcctccccctccaggcctgatctgggctggcgaggcatggcccagcccgaccaagtgacatttatgtcatatccggctctcttGTATTTGTTGGCCAGTGATGATAACATGAAGCAATGGTGCAAGCTAGAacgtcccccccccaatccatattGAGCATGTTTGAGTCCTCCATCCATGCTTTCAGCCTATTAGCTAGGTGGCTAGCATAAAATTTGCCTATGACAGAGAAGAAGCTTCTCGGACAGAAATGTTCACGCTGTCCGGATCAAATacactccctagcccacattgttttagcatgtccacaaaataatattttacaaaataaatatatcactccctggataaaacagctaaagatgctttctgagaagcagatactgtgctgtcaaatagatcggtcaaccGCGTGAgaaatgtggcaacttttctctttatagcgttaaggaaaaattaaatttcatctcccctttttaaaatgtgaagtggttgatggatagccagtggctattaaatctagggaaaggaatatccagctctcgtaacaaatgggttcaacacccctgctctaaatacTCCTTATATGGTCCTGCTCTGCAATTATACCCAGACCCTATCCAGACACTAAAGGCACCAAACTAGATACGATAGGAAGAAAAACATCATCAGTTTCTCTGTTTTTGTGTGGAATGTTTGTAACAGCAGTCCCTGGGTGACAGAGGGAGGATGAGTCCTTCTGGCTGAGGACAtgatgctgctttatactgaattagactgtTCAAGgtcttatcaaggtcagtactgtctattctgactggcaacgGATCTCCAGTCTTCTTgcggaggtgtttcacatcacacGAATCCTTTTAACTTGTGATTCCGGAGACTCAACCtaagactttctgcatgcaaagcagatgctttaacgctaagggtgctttcacacgtattgaataatgcactttcagtccacgtTCAACGTACTTTAACAAGCACTTTGAAGTGGCTTTGGCCGTTTCCCACagtcaaatccagctgcaaagtgcactgtggattgaaagtgcatgattCGGAATGTGAAAAAACCCTAAATCAAAGCCCCTCCCAAGCGGGAAGGGAAGGAATACCTTTTTCCGCCCCAAATGCCATTCCCCTTATTTAAATTGCCCCCTCTTCGGGCTATT
This window of the Euleptes europaea isolate rEulEur1 chromosome 13, rEulEur1.hap1, whole genome shotgun sequence genome carries:
- the PCDH11X gene encoding protocadherin-11 X-linked isoform X1; this translates as MDLLSGTYLLAVLLACIVFQSGAQEKNYTVREELPENVLIGNLLKDLNLTLDPDVPLSSPLQFKLVYKTGDVPLVRVEENTGEIFTTASRIDREKLCSGIFSENRCFYEVEVAVLPDEVFRLVKIRFLIEDINDNAPLFPSTVINISIPENTAINSRYSVPSAIDPDIGVNGIQHYELLKPKTAPKRTFGSITNEQGQNVFGLDIIETPEGDKWPQLIVQQILDREQKDTYVMKIKVEDGGNPARSSTAILQVTVTDVNDNRPVFKENDIEVSVPENAPIGTSVSQLHATDADLGSNAQIHFYFGSQISNLAKRLFAIDNTTGLITIKEPLDREESPVHKLTVLASDGSSTPSRATVTVNVTDINDNIPSIDTRYIINPVNGTVLLSEKAPLNTKIALITVMDKDADLNGKVTCFTDHDVPFRLKPVFDNQFLLETATFLDYEATREYAIKIVASDSGKPPLNQSAMLLIKIKDENDNAPVFTQPIIGLSIPENNAPGTQLTKISATDADGGRNAEISYMLGLDAPPIFNLDRRTGILTAVRKLDREKQDRYSFTVLAKDNGMPSLQTNATVTVSVLDQNDNSPAFTHNEYNFYVPENLPMYGTVGLITVTDADSGENAAVTLSILNGKDNFIIDPLTGVIRPNITFDREQQGSYTFQVKAVDGGRLQRSSTAKVTINVVDVNDNRPVFVIPSTNYSYDLVPTSTSPGSVVTKVFAIDNDTGMNAELRYSIIGGNSRGLFMIDQLTGNVTLKEKVISSDHGLHRLVIKVNDLGQPESLYTIALVHLFVNETVTNGSYIQELVRRNMETPVGQNVGDGEITPQTNDYVKIIIAIIAGTMTVILVIFVTALVRCRQTPRHKVVQKSKQSGEWVSPNQENRQIKKKKKKKKRSPKSLLLNFVTIEESKPDDPGHEHINGTLDIPVELEEQTMGKYNWATTPTTFKPDSPDLAKHYKSASPQPTFQIKPETPVPPKKHHVIQELPLDNTFVVGCDSLSKCSSSSSDPYSVSECSCQGGFKTPGSIHTRQHSKEMGRPQSPLKETSLESWTQPQSQRRVTFHLPDGSQESCSDSGLGDHEPSSTASTSHPLPLGFPQEEYYEQASPNSRTEGDGNSDPESTIEVNLQKALAEASETCTQECLILGHSDNCWMPPSLTQYQQSNPPLPSFGFQQAWGRGAMPEGRHTLGRPVPKDDTDKGQGGPRPQFYNTCERHCTSEDPVKVIPLANFIPVQVTAVPGSNTPLIHEHQL
- the PCDH11X gene encoding protocadherin-11 X-linked isoform X3; translation: MDLLSGTYLLAVLLACIVFQSGAQEKNYTVREELPENVLIGNLLKDLNLTLDPDVPLSSPLQFKLVYKTGDVPLVRVEENTGEIFTTASRIDREKLCSGIFSENRCFYEVEVAVLPDEVFRLVKIRFLIEDINDNAPLFPSTVINISIPENTAINSRYSVPSAIDPDIGVNGIQHYELLKPKTAPKRTFGSITNEQGQNVFGLDIIETPEGDKWPQLIVQQILDREQKDTYVMKIKVEDGGNPARSSTAILQVTVTDVNDNRPVFKENDIEVSVPENAPIGTSVSQLHATDADLGSNAQIHFYFGSQISNLAKRLFAIDNTTGLITIKEPLDREESPVHKLTVLASDGSSTPSRATVTVNVTDINDNIPSIDTRYIINPVNGTVLLSEKAPLNTKIALITVMDKDADLNGKVTCFTDHDVPFRLKPVFDNQFLLETATFLDYEATREYAIKIVASDSGKPPLNQSAMLLIKIKDENDNAPVFTQPIIGLSIPENNAPGTQLTKISATDADGGRNAEISYMLGLDAPPIFNLDRRTGILTAVRKLDREKQDRYSFTVLAKDNGMPSLQTNATVTVSVLDQNDNSPAFTHNEYNFYVPENLPMYGTVGLITVTDADSGENAAVTLSILNGKDNFIIDPLTGVIRPNITFDREQQGSYTFQVKAVDGGRLQRSSTAKVTINVVDVNDNRPVFVIPSTNYSYDLVPTSTSPGSVVTKVFAIDNDTGMNAELRYSIIGGNSRGLFMIDQLTGNVTLKEKVISSDHGLHRLVIKVNDLGQPESLYTIALVHLFVNETVTNGSYIQELVRRNMETPVGQNVGDGEITPQTNDYVKIIIAIIAGTMTVILVIFVTALVRCRQTPRHKVVQKSKQSGEWVSPNQENRQIKKKKKKKKRSPKSLLLNFVTIEESKPDDPGHEHINGTLDIPVELEEQTMGKYNWATTPTTFKPDSPDLAKHYKSASPQPTFQIKPETPVPPKKHHVIQELPLDNTFVVGCDSLSKCSSSSSDPYSVSECSCQGGFKTPGSIHTRQL
- the PCDH11X gene encoding protocadherin-11 X-linked isoform X2; protein product: MDLLSGTYLLAVLLACIVFQSGAQEKNYTVREELPENVLIGNLLKDLNLTLDPDVPLSSPLQFKLVYKTGDVPLVRVEENTGEIFTTASRIDREKLCSGIFSENRCFYEVEVAVLPDEVFRLVKIRFLIEDINDNAPLFPSTVINISIPENTAINSRYSVPSAIDPDIGVNGIQHYELLKGQNVFGLDIIETPEGDKWPQLIVQQILDREQKDTYVMKIKVEDGGNPARSSTAILQVTVTDVNDNRPVFKENDIEVSVPENAPIGTSVSQLHATDADLGSNAQIHFYFGSQISNLAKRLFAIDNTTGLITIKEPLDREESPVHKLTVLASDGSSTPSRATVTVNVTDINDNIPSIDTRYIINPVNGTVLLSEKAPLNTKIALITVMDKDADLNGKVTCFTDHDVPFRLKPVFDNQFLLETATFLDYEATREYAIKIVASDSGKPPLNQSAMLLIKIKDENDNAPVFTQPIIGLSIPENNAPGTQLTKISATDADGGRNAEISYMLGLDAPPIFNLDRRTGILTAVRKLDREKQDRYSFTVLAKDNGMPSLQTNATVTVSVLDQNDNSPAFTHNEYNFYVPENLPMYGTVGLITVTDADSGENAAVTLSILNGKDNFIIDPLTGVIRPNITFDREQQGSYTFQVKAVDGGRLQRSSTAKVTINVVDVNDNRPVFVIPSTNYSYDLVPTSTSPGSVVTKVFAIDNDTGMNAELRYSIIGGNSRGLFMIDQLTGNVTLKEKVISSDHGLHRLVIKVNDLGQPESLYTIALVHLFVNETVTNGSYIQELVRRNMETPVGQNVGDGEITPQTNDYVKIIIAIIAGTMTVILVIFVTALVRCRQTPRHKVVQKSKQSGEWVSPNQENRQIKKKKKKKKRSPKSLLLNFVTIEESKPDDPGHEHINGTLDIPVELEEQTMGKYNWATTPTTFKPDSPDLAKHYKSASPQPTFQIKPETPVPPKKHHVIQELPLDNTFVVGCDSLSKCSSSSSDPYSVSECSCQGGFKTPGSIHTRQHSKEMGRPQSPLKETSLESWTQPQSQRRVTFHLPDGSQESCSDSGLGDHEPSSTASTSHPLPLGFPQEEYYEQASPNSRTEGDGNSDPESTIEVNLQKALAEASETCTQECLILGHSDNCWMPPSLTQYQQSNPPLPSFGFQQAWGRGAMPEGRHTLGRPVPKDDTDKGQGGPRPQFYNTCERHCTSEDPVKVIPLANFIPVQVTAVPGSNTPLIHEHQL